Genomic DNA from Catellatospora sp. TT07R-123:
ACCGCGCTGGCCAAGGTGGTGGCGGTGGGCGGCACGGTGCTCCAGGAGCGGCAGGCGGTCGGCGAGATGGGGTTCACCGCGTACATCGCCGACACCGAGGGCAACCCGCTCGGCCTGTGGCAGAACGCCTGACGCACTCCTCCCGCGACAGCGGCGGCTCGCAGTCCGATGACGAACCACCGGCTCCGGACGACCGATCCGATCCCGACCCGGCCGACGGGAATGATCAGTGAAGCCGAGGAGTTCGACCACACGAAGAGTGAGGAGTCGACCATGAGCAAGACACGGCGTATCGGCACCGACGGACCCGAGGTCAGCGCGATCGGCCTGGGCTGCATGGGCATGAGTTTCGCGTACGGGCAGCGCGACGACGAGCAGTCGGCCGCCACCCTGCGCCGCGCCCTCGACCTGGGCGTGACCCACCTCGACACCGCCGACATGTACGGCTTCGGCCACAACGAGGAGCTGATCGGGCGCACCCTGGGCAGCCGCCGCGACGAGTACGTGCTGGCCACCAAGTTCGCCAACCGCGCCGAGCTCGGCCCCGACGGCCAGCTCGTGCGCCGCTTCGTGGACTCCTCGGCCGCCTGGGCCCGCCAGGCGCTGGAGGACTCGCTGCGGCGGCTGGGCACCGACGTGATCGACCTGTACTACATGCACCGCCGCGATCCCGACACCCCGATCGAGGAGACCGTCGGGGCGATGGCCGAGTTCGTCGCCCAGGGCAAGGTCCGGCACCTCGGCCTGTCCGAGGTGAGCCCGCAGACGCTGCGCACCGCGCACGCGGTCCACCCCATCGCCGCCGTGCAGATGGAGTACTCGCTGTTCACCAGGTTCGTCGAGGACGAGATGCTGGCGACGTGCCGGGAGCTGGGCGTGAGCCTGGTGGCGTACTCGCCGGTGGGCCGGGGCTGGCTCACGGGCAAGGTGACCTCGCGCGACGACCTGGCCGACGACGACTTCCGCCGCAGCGTGCCGCGCTTCGCGGAGGAGAACTTCGCCCACAACCTCGCCCTGGTGGAGGCGGTGCGCGCGGTGGCCGAGGAGGTCGGGGCCACCCCGGCCCAGACCGCGCTGGCCTGGCTGCTGGCGCAGGGCGACGACATCCTGCCCATCCCGGGCACGAAGCACGTGTCGTACCTGGAGGAGAACACGGCCGCCCAGGACCTGACACTCACCCCCGACCACCTCGCCCGCCTCTCCGCAGCCGTCCCCGCCGACGCCGTCGCGGGCGACCGCTACAACCCCCAGGGCATGCAGACGGTCGGCCACTGACCGGATGATCGCTGTTTCCGGTCAGAACATGGCGTTATTAGCCATCCTCTGACCCGAAACGGCGATCATGCCGCTTGTGGGATCGCTCCCATTCCTATAGGATTCGTCGCGCGTCAATGCGTGTCGCCGAGACCGGGTATCTCGCCCACGCGGATCACCCGTCAGCGCGCCCCCCCGCGCGCCCGAATCCGCTCCGGGAGTCACCGTGTCCCCCATCCGAAGGCGCCTCTTCGCGTCCGCCATCGCCGCCGCGGCCGGTTTCGCCACCGTCGCCTGGGGCCTGTTCGTGCCCACCGCGCAGGCCGCGGCCGCGGGCTGCCAGGTCACCTACCGCGTCTCGTCCCAGTGGGGCGGCGGCTTCACCGCCGACGTCGCCCTGACCAACCTCGGTGACCCGGTCACCGCCTGGACCCTCAAGTGGACCTTCCCGGCGGCCGGACAGGCCGTCACGCAGGGCTGGAACGCCACGTTCAGCCAGAGCGGCAGCCAGGTCACCGCCGTCGACCTCGGCTACAACGGCAGCCTCGGCACCGGCGCCAGCACCTCGGTCGGGTTCAACGGGGCGTGGACCGCGGCCAACCCCGTACCCGCGAGCTTCACGCTCAACGGCGTGACCTGCACCGGGACGACCACCCCGACCTCGCCGTCGGCCTCGCCCACCCGCAGCGCCTCGCCGTCGCCGTCCCCCTCGCGCAGCGCCTCGCCGTCGCCGTCGCCCTCGCGGTCGGCGAGCCCGAGTCCCAGCAGCAGCCCGAGTCCCAGCAGCGGCTGGAACCCGCCCGCGAACCTGGTGCAGCCGCTCAACGAGGTGTGGGCGCACTACGAGAGCACGTACAACCAGCTCTACACGTTCCGCAACTACGGCTGGGACCAGGTCATGGCCGGGGGCGGCCAGATCAACTACTGCGTACGCTGGGACTCCGCCGCCCACGTCACCGCCACCCAGCGCGACCAGATCCAGACCGCGCTCGCCCGGCAGTTCAAGAAGTGGATGGACGTGATGGCCGGGCACAACGGCTGGCCGTACGCGAACGTGCCGGTCAAGGTCGTCGGCTGGGCCGTACGCGACCGCGCGACGCTGGAGTGGACCGACAACTCCGTCGACGTGTACGTCAACAACATCCGCGAGAACGCGCCGCAGTGCGGCGAGCCGTGCGGGCGCTTCTTCCACCAGGACGGCAACTACTCCGGCTGCCCCGGCGGCGCCTCGCACCACTACGACATGTCGCTGTGGCTCACCGCGGGCATGACCGGCGGGGCCGGCGGCGACTGGGGTCAGCGGATCGGCAGCGAGTACTTCACCGGCAACCTGAACACCGACAACATCCACATCCTGCTGCACGAGATGGGCCACAGCTTCGGGCTGGACGACTTCTACGACTGGACGCCGACCGGCCAGTGCTGCTTCATCATGAACGCGGGCAGCGCGACGTACATCACCGAGTTCGACAAGTGGATGCTGCGCGACTGGTGGCGCCACCTGAAGTCCCGCTGGGGCTACTGACCCCACCCCGGACCCGGGGCGCTCCCACCCTTCCCCGACGGGCGCGCCCCGCCCCACCTCGCCCCCTCCACCCACACCCCACCCCGCTTTACACTGACTCTTCACATTGACGCTGGCCTATCACATCGACTTCGATCTTGCCCCAGTCCACGTAATAGGCCAGCGTCTATCAAAAGCGCCGCCCCGGCAGCAGCGGACGGCATGGTGATCGGCGTTCTCGGTCAGAATGCGCACTTCCAGGTCAGCAAACGACCCGAAACGGCGATCTTGACCGAGGAAACGAACGCCGACGGCGGCTGACAGCGGCAGCCGGGGTCAGCGGCAGCCGGGGTCAGCGGCAGCCGGGGTCAGCGGCAGCCGGGGTCAGCGGCAGCCGGGGTCAGCGGCGGGATAGGCCTGCGACTGCGGCCAGCATCAGGCCCGCTCCGGCGGCGGCCAGCGCCGTCAGCCGCTCCCCCAGCAGCCCGACCGCGATCAGCACCCCCGCCACCGGCTCCAGCAGCGTCACCACCGCTGTCACCGTCGCCGGGACCGCCGTCACCCCGGCGAAGAACAGCCGGTATGCCAGCGCCGTCGGCACCGCCCCGAGGTACAGCAGCCAGGCCCCCGTGACCGCGACCGCGGACGCGGCGGGCAGCAGCCCCTCCCACGCCGCCAGCGGCGCCACGCACAGCGCCGCCACCACGAACGCCGCCGCCGTGACCGAGGACAGGTCTCCGCCGGTACGCCGCGAGTAGATCGTGACCACCGCGTACCCGGCCGCCGACAGCACCCCGAACGCCGCCCCGAGCAGCGGGTTCTCCCCCGCCGTCCCGGCCGAGCCGACCAGCGGCACCAGCCCGGCCAGCGCGGCGCCGATGTAGGCCGCCCGCGCGACGGTCAGCGCCTCCCCGAGCACCACCCGCGCCGCCAGGGCGATCACCACGGGGCAGGCCCCGAGGGTCACCACGGTGCCGACGGCGAGCCCGGCGTACGCGATGGAGCCGTAGTAGGCGGTCTGGTAGATCGCCAGCCCGACGCCGAGGACGAGGGCGTGGCGCGGGCGGACGGGGGTGCGGTCGCGGGTGAGGGCGCGCAGGCCGTACAGCATGAGGATGCCGCAGACCAGGCGCCAGAACGACACCGCGAGCGGCCCGAGGCCGCTGGTGCGGTAGAGCACCGTGGCGACGGCGCCGCCGGTGCCCCAGGCGACCGCGGCGGTGCCGACGAAGAACAAGCCGCGCCCGTACGACGCGGTCGTGCTCGCGCGGTCCAGCGCGAGCCCGGTTGAGGACTCCATTTTCCTGCTTCTCCACTGTCTCGATGGCCGTCGGATTCCGCGTACGCGGACGGGCCACCGGCGTGCGGCCTAGGCCGTCACGGCAGTGGGCGACGCCGTCCGCTCAGCGGACCGGCGGGGAGATGATGGAGTGCGCCATGGCACCGATGCTGCCCCGGAATGCGGCGGACCGCCAAACGGTTACACCACATCGTGAGAATCCTGGAGGAGTACGAACGCGGCCGCCTGTTCTTCGACTACGGCGACTACATCACCGCGGCCGGCATCCTCGCCGACGTCGTCGCCGAGGTGCCCGAGGACGTCGCCCCGCGCCTGCTGCTGGCGCGCGCCTACTACCACTCGGCCCAGCTGCACCGGGCCGAGGAGCAGCTGCGGCTGGTCATCGACCGCGACCCGGCCGAGCACTACGCCCACCTGATGCTGGGCCGCACCCTCCAGCGCCAGAGCCGCCACGACGAGGCCCGCCGCCACCTGCGCCTGGCCGAGGCGATGGGCGCCTGCTGACCTCGGCCGGGGTTGGCATGATCACCGTTTTCGGTCAGATCTGGCAGCTGGACGGCACATCTTGACCCGGATCAGCGATCTACCCAGCGTGATCGCTGATCCGGAACGGCCGACCGGCCCGGATGGAGCCGGTCAGCCGTGCTTGTACGACTCGACCACGATGCCGGTGCGGCGCACGGTCACCTGAGCATGGTCGCCGAACGCCTCCAGCAGCACGTCGGCGAAGACGTCCGCGAGCAGGGCGTCGCCCAGCTCCCGCACCCGGCCGTAGCGCTCCTGCTGCTCGCCCTCGTACGGCCCGAGCTGCCGGGACCAGCCGTCGCCCTCCCGGCGGTGGCCGCCCAGCGAGGGGTGCGGGTCCTCGTATTCGGCCACCCGCAGCTCGTCCCGGTCGAGCTCATCGTCGTCGGCGGCGGTACGCACCCAGAACCCGTAGATCCCGAACACGCACGGGTCGCCGTCGTTGAAGTACGGCGTGTACTGCCGCCAGCCGAACTCCACGATCTTCTCGTCGTCCAGCAGTGCCCGCAGCAGCGGCTGCAGCTCCGACAGCGGGCGCTGCGGCACCCGGTCGGACTTCGTGATGGTCCCCTCGACCGGGATGCCCAGGAAACTGGTGTGGCTCAACGGTTGTCCTCTCCGAGCAGTACCGACAGCGGCACCTGCCTGCGCTGCGCACCGGACATCCACGGCTTGATCGGCATCCCGTCGAGGTAGTCGGCGGGCGACGGCAGCCAGCCCAGGTCCTCCAGGATGTGCCGTTCGGCGATCAGCCGCACCGGGACGCGCTTGCGGCCGACCTCCAGCGTGGTGCCGAAGATCCGCTGGCAGAGGTACACGCCCATGGTGTGGTGGTACATCGCCCGGTGCCGCACGTCCCCGATGACCTGCTTGGAGGAGTCGATGAACTCCTCGATCGCCAGGTAGTCCTCCGGCTCGCCGCCCCACTTGCGGGCGGCCGACTGCGCGTGGTGCCACGAATTCATGGCGCGCACGCTAAATCGCACCCCCGACAGTCCCCGCTGAGCCTCGGGCGGCGCCGACTCACGCTGCAGTTTCGGGGAAAGTGCTGGAATTTCGGCCGGAGTTCGTGCAGTTTCCCCGAAACTGCACGAACCCACCGCGCCCCGCAGGACGCACCGCGCGCGCGGTCAGCCGTCGGCGCGCAGGGGGCGGAAGAACTCGCGCATGTCCTCGGCCACCTGGTCCGGTTCCTCGAACGCGACGAAGTGGCCGCCGGAGACCAGCGGATGGAAGAAGCGCAGGTCGGTGTAGGTGCGTTCGGCCAGCTCGCGAGGCATGCCCTGATCGGCCAGGCTGACGCTCACCCCAGCGGGCACCTTGACCTGCGGCAGCACCGGCTCGTGGTGCTCGTCGTAGTACGGCCGCATCGCGGTCCCGACGGTCTCGGTCACCCAGTACAGCGTGATCACGGTGAGCAGGTCGTCCTTGCTCCAGCGGCGCTCGATCTCGCCGCCGCAGTCGCTCCACGCCCGGAACTTCTCGACCAGCCACGCCGCCAGTCCGGCGGGCGAGTCCAGCAGGGCCGCCGTGAGCGTGTCCGGCCTGGTGCTCTGCAGCTCGGCGTAGGCCTCGCCGCCCTCCCACTTCGCCTTCAGCCAGTCCAGGAACGCGTCCTCGGCCGGGGACAGGCCGGTGCGGCGGGAGCGGGGCGGGTAGGCGGCGTGTGCCGCGTACAAACCGATGATCTTTTCGGGGTGGCGGGCCGCGAGCCAATCGCTCACGCCCGCGCCGACGTCCTCACCGGACGTCCCGAACCGGCGGTAGCCGAGCCGGGTCATCAGTTTCGCCCACATGTCGGCGGTCCTCGGTTTCGTGGACGGGCCGTCGTGCGGCAGGTCGCTGAACGCGTACCCAGGCAGCGACGGGATAACCACGTCGAACGCGTCCGCCCGGTCGGCCCCGGATGCCGCCGGATCGGTCAGCAGCGGCACCAGTTTCAGCATCTCCGCGAAGGAGTACGGCCAGCCGTGCGTCACGATCACCGGCAGCGGCTCCGGCCCGCCCTCGGGCCGCCTGCCGCGCACATGCACGAAGTGCACCGTCTGCCCGTCGACCTCGGTCAGGAACTGGGGGTACGCGTTGAGCCGCTGCTCCTGCGCCCGCCAGTCGAACTCCTCGGCCCAGTAGTCCAGCAGCTCGGCCAGGTAGTCGGGATCGGTGCCCGCATCCCACGCCTGGGCGCCGCTGCGCCGCCCGAACCGCGTCCGCACCACCCGCTCCCGCAGGTCGTCCAGAACCCCATCAGACACCTCGATCAAGAACGGCCGCACAGGCAGATTCTGCCACGCCGTCCGGTTGACACTAGGCCTACAACAAACGCCCTCCCCACTTCGACAGCAAGCGAGGAGGGCGTTTACCTACCAGCGCGCGGAGCTCGAAGCCGCCGAGCGCGTCTTGTCCACGATCTCCGCCGACCAGGCGTTGCCCTTCACGGACTCCGCAGCCGCGTTGGCTGCCGAGTGGCTCGTGTAGGTCTCGGATGCGGAGATGAGGATCTTGTTGTTATCCGCCCAGACGCGCCACGACCACGGCTGGTAGCCCGCGTTCGACCTGAAGACTTCGAACCGGAGCTGTCGCGCCGAGGTCTTGAGAAGCCGCGCCATCTCAAGCGCGTGCTCCTTCCGGACCAGGGTCTCTGACCTTGCCAGGACGTCATAACCGTTCCGGCCCACGATGCGCCAGTAGTACGGCTGCGCCACACTCCCAGAGTCGTGGACTTCGAACCTCAAGTTCGACATGGCCGTGCACCTTCCTGCCTGACCGACGTACGCGATCACGCAGACAAGCCATCCACGACCCAGGATGTCCGGTGTGGTGTACACCAGGGAACACACCCGTGTAGGGTCTCGGTGCAGCCGTCGCAAAGTTGCACTGAGCCCTGAGTGGATGTCGAGCCTCGACATCTGGTCGGGGCTCTACTCGTCTCATCGAAGAACATAAGCCTTGAGTCGACCGCAGTCAAGGCCTCAACCACAACATCTGGTAGGCAGTTACCGCTCATGCCACAATATGTAGTAGACGATGGCCTTGGTGCTCGTGGCGTTTCACGAGCACCAAGGCCATCGTCTACTGTTCGGACTCCACGAGGTCCAGGCGTAGCAGTCCTAGCCACTCCTTCAGCACATACGCGGAAGCACTACCTGACTGGTCAGCTGCAACCGCTGGTGGAGCCGCA
This window encodes:
- a CDS encoding aldo/keto reductase, which codes for MSKTRRIGTDGPEVSAIGLGCMGMSFAYGQRDDEQSAATLRRALDLGVTHLDTADMYGFGHNEELIGRTLGSRRDEYVLATKFANRAELGPDGQLVRRFVDSSAAWARQALEDSLRRLGTDVIDLYYMHRRDPDTPIEETVGAMAEFVAQGKVRHLGLSEVSPQTLRTAHAVHPIAAVQMEYSLFTRFVEDEMLATCRELGVSLVAYSPVGRGWLTGKVTSRDDLADDDFRRSVPRFAEENFAHNLALVEAVRAVAEEVGATPAQTALAWLLAQGDDILPIPGTKHVSYLEENTAAQDLTLTPDHLARLSAAVPADAVAGDRYNPQGMQTVGH
- a CDS encoding cellulose-binding domain-containing protein, which encodes MSPIRRRLFASAIAAAAGFATVAWGLFVPTAQAAAAGCQVTYRVSSQWGGGFTADVALTNLGDPVTAWTLKWTFPAAGQAVTQGWNATFSQSGSQVTAVDLGYNGSLGTGASTSVGFNGAWTAANPVPASFTLNGVTCTGTTTPTSPSASPTRSASPSPSPSRSASPSPSPSRSASPSPSSSPSPSSGWNPPANLVQPLNEVWAHYESTYNQLYTFRNYGWDQVMAGGGQINYCVRWDSAAHVTATQRDQIQTALARQFKKWMDVMAGHNGWPYANVPVKVVGWAVRDRATLEWTDNSVDVYVNNIRENAPQCGEPCGRFFHQDGNYSGCPGGASHHYDMSLWLTAGMTGGAGGDWGQRIGSEYFTGNLNTDNIHILLHEMGHSFGLDDFYDWTPTGQCCFIMNAGSATYITEFDKWMLRDWWRHLKSRWGY
- a CDS encoding DMT family transporter, producing MESSTGLALDRASTTASYGRGLFFVGTAAVAWGTGGAVATVLYRTSGLGPLAVSFWRLVCGILMLYGLRALTRDRTPVRPRHALVLGVGLAIYQTAYYGSIAYAGLAVGTVVTLGACPVVIALAARVVLGEALTVARAAYIGAALAGLVPLVGSAGTAGENPLLGAAFGVLSAAGYAVVTIYSRRTGGDLSSVTAAAFVVAALCVAPLAAWEGLLPAASAVAVTGAWLLYLGAVPTALAYRLFFAGVTAVPATVTAVVTLLEPVAGVLIAVGLLGERLTALAAAGAGLMLAAVAGLSRR
- a CDS encoding tetratricopeptide repeat protein — its product is MRILEEYERGRLFFDYGDYITAAGILADVVAEVPEDVAPRLLLARAYYHSAQLHRAEEQLRLVIDRDPAEHYAHLMLGRTLQRQSRHDEARRHLRLAEAMGAC
- a CDS encoding epoxide hydrolase family protein, whose amino-acid sequence is MRPFLIEVSDGVLDDLRERVVRTRFGRRSGAQAWDAGTDPDYLAELLDYWAEEFDWRAQEQRLNAYPQFLTEVDGQTVHFVHVRGRRPEGGPEPLPVIVTHGWPYSFAEMLKLVPLLTDPAASGADRADAFDVVIPSLPGYAFSDLPHDGPSTKPRTADMWAKLMTRLGYRRFGTSGEDVGAGVSDWLAARHPEKIIGLYAAHAAYPPRSRRTGLSPAEDAFLDWLKAKWEGGEAYAELQSTRPDTLTAALLDSPAGLAAWLVEKFRAWSDCGGEIERRWSKDDLLTVITLYWVTETVGTAMRPYYDEHHEPVLPQVKVPAGVSVSLADQGMPRELAERTYTDLRFFHPLVSGGHFVAFEEPDQVAEDMREFFRPLRADG
- a CDS encoding DUF1508 domain-containing protein; this translates as MAQPYYWRIVGRNGYDVLARSETLVRKEHALEMARLLKTSARQLRFEVFRSNAGYQPWSWRVWADNNKILISASETYTSHSAANAAAESVKGNAWSAEIVDKTRSAASSSARW